In the genome of Nocardioides marmoribigeumensis, one region contains:
- a CDS encoding alpha/beta hydrolase, with translation MTFTTGTFTSPTDGLALATYTWAPGDTVGSPRAVVQLAHGLAEHAARYDRLATALNQAGFVVQGIDHRGHGRSIHAAPGDFGEAGFDGLIADVAAYGASLRSELPLFLLGHSMGSFAAQAVVIDHSDQYAGLVLSGSTALDVLAAGMADQPDDAPAGLEAFNAGFEHRTGYEWLSRDEAEVDLYVADPLCGFDLPESTVPSLFAPAARLASPDGVRPDLPILIASGTADPLAGGGQLVELLGQRYRDAGVTDVTVRTYPDARHEIFNETNRDEVTADVVAWLVAHVQ, from the coding sequence ATGACGTTCACCACCGGCACGTTCACCTCACCGACCGACGGGCTCGCGCTCGCGACGTACACCTGGGCCCCCGGCGACACCGTGGGCTCCCCGCGCGCCGTCGTCCAGCTCGCGCACGGGCTCGCGGAGCACGCCGCGCGCTACGACCGCCTCGCGACCGCCCTCAACCAGGCGGGCTTCGTCGTCCAGGGGATCGACCACCGGGGCCACGGCCGGTCGATCCACGCGGCCCCCGGCGACTTCGGCGAGGCGGGCTTCGACGGCCTGATCGCCGACGTCGCGGCGTACGGCGCGTCGCTGCGCTCCGAGCTGCCGCTGTTCCTGCTGGGCCACTCCATGGGCTCCTTCGCCGCCCAAGCGGTCGTGATCGACCACTCCGACCAGTACGCCGGCCTGGTGCTGTCCGGCTCGACGGCGCTCGACGTGCTCGCCGCGGGGATGGCCGACCAGCCGGACGACGCGCCCGCCGGGCTGGAGGCGTTCAACGCCGGGTTCGAGCACCGCACCGGCTACGAGTGGCTCTCGCGCGACGAGGCGGAGGTCGACCTCTACGTCGCCGACCCGCTGTGCGGCTTCGACCTGCCCGAGTCCACGGTGCCCTCGCTGTTCGCCCCCGCGGCCCGGCTCGCCTCGCCCGACGGCGTCCGCCCCGACCTGCCGATCCTCATCGCCTCCGGCACCGCCGACCCGCTCGCCGGCGGCGGGCAGCTGGTCGAGCTGCTCGGGCAGCGCTACCGCGACGCCGGGGTCACCGACGTGACCGTGCGGACCTACCCCGACGCCCGCCACGAGATCTTCAACGAGACCAACCGCGACGAGGTGACCGCGGACGTGGTGGCGTGGCTGGTCGCGCACGTGCAGTGA
- a CDS encoding HAD family acid phosphatase, whose protein sequence is MKLRTTLSTSVATLALGASLGLVATSSAAPGGLRPAPAPPEHPTSVDQIQNIDQVRTAIKGYYGDTPTDQVDPYAGDGKDVKLHTFAPDSAYAQEVGDLTAEAGKYLARRVAQPQHLEGRPAIILDIDDTTLTTYNYEVYSNFAYDPTVNAAFVNAGVFPAVPTMPQLTQAAAAQGYELFFLTGRPENQRPGTQANLTGAGYAGPAADHLFLKDQTLPWLSSCAPTCSSAQYKALTREHLEKDLGYDVVANFGDQPSDFTGGFADRTFRVPNPMYYLP, encoded by the coding sequence GTGAAGCTGCGCACCACCCTCAGCACGTCGGTCGCCACCCTCGCCCTCGGCGCCAGCCTCGGCCTGGTCGCCACCAGCTCCGCCGCCCCCGGCGGGCTCCGGCCGGCCCCCGCCCCGCCGGAGCACCCGACCAGCGTCGACCAGATCCAGAACATCGACCAGGTCCGCACCGCGATCAAGGGCTACTACGGCGACACCCCGACCGACCAGGTCGACCCCTACGCCGGCGACGGCAAGGACGTGAAGCTGCACACCTTCGCCCCCGACAGCGCCTACGCCCAGGAGGTCGGCGACCTCACCGCCGAGGCCGGGAAGTACCTCGCCCGCCGCGTCGCCCAGCCCCAGCACCTCGAGGGCAGGCCGGCGATCATCCTCGACATCGACGACACGACGCTGACCACCTACAACTACGAGGTCTACAGCAACTTCGCCTACGACCCGACGGTGAACGCCGCGTTCGTCAACGCCGGCGTCTTCCCCGCCGTGCCGACGATGCCGCAGCTCACCCAGGCCGCCGCGGCGCAGGGCTACGAGCTGTTCTTCCTCACCGGCCGCCCGGAGAACCAGCGCCCGGGCACGCAGGCCAACCTCACCGGCGCCGGCTATGCCGGCCCGGCCGCCGACCACCTGTTCCTCAAGGACCAGACCCTGCCCTGGCTGAGCAGCTGCGCCCCGACGTGCTCCTCCGCGCAGTACAAGGCGCTGACCCGCGAGCACCTCGAGAAGGACCTCGGCTACGACGTCGTCGCGAACTTCGGCGACCAGCCCAGCGACTTCACCGGCGGCTTCGCCGACCGGACCTTCCGCGTGCCCAACCCGATGTACTACCTGCCCTGA
- a CDS encoding ABC transporter ATP-binding protein, with protein MITLESVTKRYGDFVAVDDVSFTARPGRVTGFLGPNGAGKSTTMRVLVGLTRPDAGTATVDGRDYHDLVNPGVEVGVLLDASAQHGGRTGRETLVIAQEVMGLPRRRVDEMLEVVSLTVTESRRRVRDYSLGMRQRLGIAAALMGDPHVLVLDEPANGLDPAGIRWMRRLLRGFADRGGTVLLSSHLLHEIEVIADDLVVIGNGRIVAQGAKDDLLRSAGTLVRTAYVDAVRPALDRAGIRWSTNDDDSLVVHAETGRVGEIAFAAGAPLLELRPAEGAGLEEMFLRLTAETQREGRVA; from the coding sequence ATGATCACCCTCGAGTCGGTCACCAAGCGCTACGGCGACTTCGTCGCCGTCGACGACGTCTCCTTCACCGCCCGGCCCGGCCGGGTCACCGGCTTCCTCGGCCCCAACGGCGCCGGCAAGTCGACCACCATGCGCGTCCTCGTCGGCCTCACCCGGCCCGACGCCGGCACCGCCACCGTCGACGGCCGCGACTACCACGACCTGGTCAACCCCGGCGTCGAGGTCGGCGTCCTGCTCGACGCCTCCGCGCAGCACGGAGGCCGGACGGGCCGCGAGACGTTGGTCATCGCCCAGGAGGTGATGGGGCTCCCCCGCCGCCGCGTCGACGAGATGCTCGAGGTGGTCAGCCTCACCGTCACCGAGTCGCGCCGCCGCGTGCGCGACTACAGCCTCGGGATGCGTCAGCGGCTCGGCATCGCCGCCGCCCTCATGGGCGACCCGCACGTGCTGGTCCTCGACGAGCCGGCCAACGGGCTCGACCCGGCCGGCATCCGCTGGATGCGCCGCCTGCTGCGCGGGTTCGCCGACCGCGGCGGCACCGTCCTGCTGTCCTCCCACCTCCTCCACGAGATCGAGGTCATCGCCGACGACCTGGTCGTCATCGGCAACGGGCGGATCGTCGCCCAGGGCGCCAAGGACGACCTGCTGCGCTCCGCAGGGACGCTCGTCCGGACGGCGTACGTCGACGCCGTGCGGCCCGCGCTCGACCGCGCCGGCATCCGCTGGTCGACCAACGACGACGACAGCCTGGTCGTCCACGCCGAGACCGGCCGCGTCGGCGAGATCGCGTTCGCCGCCGGAGCCCCGCTCCTCGAGCTCCGCCCCGCCGAGGGCGCGGGCCTGGAGGAGATGTTCCTCCGCCTCACCGCCGAGACCCAACGAGAAGGACGAGTGGCATGA
- a CDS encoding TetR/AcrR family transcriptional regulator has translation MTLVDPTPTRRERQREATYVDIVRVSRELLAEGAELSLRAVAGRMGMTAPALYRYVASYQELVDLVAFEIDKAATEQFAAAADRLPQDDPAGRLVVAATEFRMWALAHPREFATVFANPVADTSCARRELLTLASSGLLMTGLIHRIFHERGFAIPSLDQLAEPVREAMLDPLIPAPHEDLADEERGLLWVDMQGWTALYGVVVLEVMGHIDPRVIESGEMFLDTVRRFAPLLGLEDDVERLLDLARARIGRGAETAAGSTP, from the coding sequence GTGACGCTGGTCGACCCGACCCCCACCCGCCGCGAACGGCAGCGGGAGGCGACGTACGTCGACATCGTGCGCGTCTCGCGCGAGCTGCTCGCCGAGGGCGCCGAGCTGTCGTTGCGCGCGGTCGCGGGGCGGATGGGGATGACCGCGCCGGCGCTCTACCGCTACGTCGCCAGCTACCAGGAGCTGGTCGACCTGGTCGCCTTCGAGATCGACAAGGCCGCGACCGAGCAGTTCGCCGCGGCGGCCGACCGGCTGCCCCAGGACGACCCGGCGGGGCGGCTGGTGGTGGCGGCGACGGAGTTCCGGATGTGGGCGCTGGCCCACCCGCGCGAGTTCGCGACCGTCTTCGCCAACCCGGTGGCCGACACCTCCTGCGCCCGGCGGGAGCTGCTCACGCTGGCCTCGTCGGGACTGCTGATGACCGGACTGATCCACCGCATCTTCCACGAGCGCGGCTTCGCGATCCCGTCTCTCGACCAGCTGGCCGAGCCGGTCCGCGAGGCGATGCTCGACCCCCTCATCCCGGCCCCCCACGAGGACCTCGCCGACGAGGAGCGCGGGCTGCTCTGGGTGGACATGCAGGGCTGGACGGCGCTCTACGGGGTCGTGGTGCTCGAGGTGATGGGCCACATCGACCCCCGCGTCATCGAGAGCGGCGAGATGTTCCTCGACACCGTGCGGCGCTTCGCGCCCCTGCTCGGCCTCGAGGACGACGTCGAGCGGCTGCTCGACCTCGCGCGGGCGCGGATCGGTCGTGGCGCGGAGACCGCCGCGGGGTCCACGCCCTAG
- a CDS encoding ROK family glucokinase: MSETPLVRPRGLRWEPLTVGIDIGGTKVLAAVVDSFGHVVEVDRRPTLGHDVRLVEDTIVDLVTSFAQRHDVGAVGIGAAGFVDATRTTVMFSPHLDWRNEPLRARVAERVRLPVVVDNDANMMGLAETRFGAGRGHRYVLCVTLGTGIGGALVIDNKVFRGANGMAGEFGHMQVVPDGHRCECGNRGCWEQYASGNRLVREARELIAAGSPMARHLRDLVDGDPERLHGPLITQAARDGDPLSIELLNDVGDWLGVGLAGLTAAFDPSCVIIGGGVSDAGELLLEPVRRAFSRALTGRGHRQEPVIVRAELGPQAGMIGAADMARSAARRSRRGRVRQARRDAAGRRRLFARPD; this comes from the coding sequence ATGTCCGAGACACCGCTCGTCCGTCCGCGGGGCCTGCGCTGGGAGCCGCTGACGGTCGGCATCGACATCGGCGGCACCAAGGTGCTCGCGGCCGTGGTGGACTCGTTCGGCCACGTGGTCGAGGTCGACCGGCGCCCGACGCTGGGGCACGACGTGAGGCTGGTCGAGGACACGATCGTCGACCTGGTGACCTCGTTCGCCCAGCGCCACGACGTGGGGGCCGTCGGCATCGGGGCGGCGGGCTTCGTCGACGCGACCCGCACGACCGTGATGTTCTCCCCGCACCTCGACTGGCGCAACGAGCCCCTGCGTGCCCGCGTCGCGGAGCGCGTGCGGCTGCCCGTGGTGGTCGACAACGACGCCAACATGATGGGCCTGGCCGAGACCCGCTTCGGGGCCGGCCGGGGTCACCGCTACGTCCTCTGCGTCACCTTGGGCACCGGCATCGGCGGCGCGCTGGTGATCGACAACAAGGTGTTCCGCGGGGCCAACGGCATGGCCGGCGAGTTCGGCCACATGCAGGTCGTGCCCGACGGCCACCGCTGCGAGTGCGGCAACCGCGGGTGCTGGGAGCAGTACGCCTCGGGCAACCGCCTGGTCCGCGAGGCGCGCGAGCTGATCGCCGCGGGCTCGCCCATGGCGCGCCACCTGCGCGACCTGGTGGACGGCGACCCCGAGCGCCTCCACGGGCCGCTGATCACCCAGGCCGCACGCGACGGCGACCCGCTGTCCATCGAGCTGCTCAACGACGTCGGCGACTGGCTCGGCGTCGGCCTCGCCGGGCTCACCGCGGCCTTCGACCCGAGCTGCGTCATCATCGGCGGCGGAGTCTCCGACGCCGGCGAGCTCCTGCTCGAGCCCGTGCGTCGCGCCTTCTCACGTGCCCTGACCGGGCGCGGGCACCGCCAGGAGCCGGTCATCGTGCGGGCCGAGCTCGGCCCCCAGGCCGGCATGATCGGCGCGGCCGACATGGCCCGCTCCGCTGCCCGTCGGTCCCGCCGGGGCCGCGTGCGCCAGGCCCGCCGCGACGCCGCCGGCCGGCGCCGGCTCTTCGCCCGCCCCGACTGA
- a CDS encoding ABC transporter permease subunit, whose amino-acid sequence MSTTTQTPTRTRTAAAVPIPLARLVKVELRKSFDTTAGLWLLASIGLLSLLTTGAVIAWSSAGEQTYQTFTLAIGRPLSIVLPIIATLTVTSEWSQRSGLTTFSLVPHRRRVVLAKALALALVAAPSMLLAFGVGALGHLVGTAIRGTEPVWNLTWASVGQFALGNVLGVLVGFTLGLLVRSTAAALASYFVITFVAPPLLMLLATSQAWFHDLHPWVDPTVPQNALFGPAALGSDQWQQLAVTSIVWLALPLAWGLARLVRAEVK is encoded by the coding sequence ATGAGCACCACCACGCAGACCCCGACCCGGACCCGGACCGCCGCTGCCGTCCCGATCCCCCTTGCCCGCCTGGTGAAGGTGGAGCTGCGCAAGTCCTTCGACACCACGGCCGGCCTGTGGCTCCTGGCGAGCATCGGGCTGCTGTCGCTGCTCACCACCGGCGCCGTCATCGCGTGGTCCTCGGCCGGCGAGCAGACCTACCAGACCTTCACCCTCGCGATCGGACGCCCGCTCTCGATCGTCCTGCCGATCATCGCGACCCTCACGGTGACCTCCGAGTGGAGCCAGCGCAGCGGGCTCACCACCTTCAGCCTGGTGCCCCACCGGCGACGCGTCGTCCTGGCCAAGGCTCTCGCGCTGGCCCTCGTCGCGGCCCCGTCGATGCTGCTGGCGTTCGGCGTCGGCGCCCTCGGTCACCTCGTCGGGACGGCGATCCGCGGCACCGAGCCTGTGTGGAACCTGACCTGGGCCAGCGTGGGCCAGTTCGCCCTCGGCAACGTGCTCGGAGTGCTGGTCGGCTTCACCCTCGGCCTCCTGGTCCGCAGCACGGCCGCCGCGCTGGCGTCGTACTTCGTGATCACGTTCGTCGCGCCGCCGCTGCTCATGCTCCTGGCGACCAGCCAGGCGTGGTTCCACGACCTGCACCCGTGGGTCGACCCGACCGTCCCGCAGAACGCGCTGTTCGGCCCGGCCGCCCTCGGGTCCGACCAGTGGCAGCAGCTCGCCGTGACCAGCATCGTCTGGCTCGCGCTCCCGCTGGCGTGGGGCCTCGCGCGGCTCGTGCGGGCGGAGGTGAAGTGA
- a CDS encoding ERCC4 domain-containing protein has translation MTHDDFVIARNDEEGSSLPYLLRVPLGEHGIVLKAREPWPRTGKVYCHRADGWPDDAEVLERVPVRSCVRRGAAVDLVLDRGRENRSQFVMTTVRGGRQVIFWQTARTAKQARPRVAVPSARAQGVRDLEIVVDTHERYAYTFKDSQVRLVKEALPAGDYAVRREGGVLAAVERKSLADLVSGLTTGRLKYQLTELASLPRAAVVVEDRYSRIFQHEVVRGSVAADALAELQVAWPGVPVVFCETRALAQDWTYRFLAAASVAADLESGAAAVVADLVPGAPLPRREPTAAEVRAWAAGAGIDCPAKGRVPKAVRAAYDEAQLPE, from the coding sequence GTGACCCACGACGACTTCGTCATCGCACGCAACGACGAGGAGGGATCGAGCCTTCCCTACCTGCTGCGGGTGCCGCTGGGTGAGCACGGGATCGTGCTCAAGGCACGCGAGCCGTGGCCGCGGACCGGCAAGGTCTACTGCCACCGCGCCGACGGGTGGCCCGACGACGCCGAGGTGCTCGAGCGCGTGCCGGTCCGGTCGTGCGTGCGACGCGGCGCAGCGGTCGACCTCGTCCTCGACCGGGGCCGCGAGAACCGCTCGCAGTTCGTGATGACCACGGTCCGCGGTGGCCGGCAGGTGATCTTCTGGCAGACCGCTCGCACGGCCAAGCAGGCGAGGCCGCGCGTCGCCGTACCGTCGGCGCGGGCGCAGGGGGTCCGCGACCTCGAGATCGTCGTGGACACGCACGAGCGCTACGCCTACACGTTCAAGGACAGCCAGGTTCGGCTGGTCAAGGAGGCGCTGCCCGCCGGGGACTACGCCGTACGACGCGAGGGTGGCGTCCTCGCCGCGGTCGAGCGCAAGAGCCTGGCCGACCTGGTCAGCGGGCTGACGACAGGGCGGTTGAAGTACCAGCTGACCGAGCTGGCCTCCCTCCCTCGGGCGGCCGTGGTCGTCGAGGACCGCTACTCCCGGATCTTCCAGCACGAGGTGGTGCGGGGGTCGGTCGCCGCCGATGCGCTCGCCGAGCTGCAGGTGGCGTGGCCCGGCGTCCCGGTGGTGTTCTGCGAGACCCGGGCGCTGGCACAGGACTGGACCTACCGCTTCCTCGCGGCGGCGTCCGTGGCCGCCGACCTCGAGTCCGGGGCGGCTGCGGTCGTGGCGGACCTGGTGCCCGGCGCGCCGTTGCCCCGTCGCGAGCCGACGGCGGCGGAGGTGCGGGCCTGGGCGGCAGGGGCCGGGATCGACTGCCCGGCGAAGGGCCGAGTGCCCAAGGCGGTGCGGGCGGCGTACGACGAGGCGCAGCTCCCGGAGTAG
- a CDS encoding universal stress protein: MRSTSRKIVVGYDGSDLADLALRWAVDTAALRHDPVEVLVAAALPSTLAAWTPVDSSYLDGMRQVLDAAEKRVSDLGYAEAEARLVESDAVTLLTDATADAAAVVVGATGHGRLAGGLIGSVSRHLATYATGPVVVVRPQASKHATRVVVGVDAGPSSVAALRYALERADLMGVPLTVVNAFDADLPHGGELALPSRMRVDSADADRALSEALAGVEEDFPDVEVTRETVPLRAERVLVDASESASLVVVGARGRNVFARMLLGSVSQHVLQHAHCPVAIVR; encoded by the coding sequence ATGAGGAGCACATCACGAAAGATCGTGGTCGGGTACGACGGCTCCGACCTCGCCGACCTCGCCCTGCGCTGGGCGGTGGACACCGCTGCCCTGAGACACGACCCGGTGGAGGTCCTGGTGGCCGCCGCCCTGCCCTCGACCCTGGCCGCCTGGACCCCGGTCGACAGCTCCTACCTCGACGGCATGCGCCAGGTCCTCGACGCCGCCGAGAAGCGCGTCAGCGACCTCGGGTACGCCGAGGCCGAGGCCCGGCTCGTCGAGTCCGACGCGGTCACGCTGCTCACCGACGCCACCGCCGACGCGGCGGCCGTGGTGGTCGGCGCGACCGGGCACGGCCGTCTGGCCGGTGGGCTCATCGGCTCGGTCAGCCGCCACCTCGCGACCTACGCGACCGGGCCGGTCGTCGTCGTACGCCCGCAGGCCTCGAAGCACGCCACCCGGGTGGTCGTCGGCGTCGACGCCGGACCCTCGAGCGTGGCCGCGCTGCGCTACGCGCTCGAGCGTGCCGACCTGATGGGCGTCCCGCTGACCGTGGTGAACGCCTTCGACGCCGACCTGCCGCACGGCGGCGAGCTCGCGCTGCCCTCGCGGATGCGCGTGGACAGCGCCGACGCCGACCGGGCCCTGTCCGAGGCGCTCGCCGGTGTCGAGGAGGACTTCCCCGACGTCGAGGTCACCCGCGAGACGGTCCCGCTGCGCGCCGAGCGCGTCCTGGTCGACGCCTCGGAGTCCGCGAGCCTGGTCGTCGTTGGTGCCCGCGGCCGCAACGTCTTCGCCCGGATGCTGCTCGGCTCAGTCAGCCAGCACGTGCTCCAGCACGCGCACTGCCCGGTCGCGATCGTCCGGTGA
- a CDS encoding MMPL family transporter, producing the protein MIDRWARLVARRARTVLLLGLLVTVLAAVYGAGVFGSLSQGGFDDPDSEAARALRLEQDTFGNQSADVVAIYSSDDLTAQDPAFRRAVADVVDALPAGTVAHVVPYYAAPRAIAPSLVSQDGHHAQVLISLAGHSQDDYLTNYDRISPHLQAADGLTTDVTGSFAVYDDVNRLTSEDLERAELISMPVVILLALLIFGSLVAASMPALVGTVAMVGALAIVRLIAQVTEVSVFSVNVISLLGIGLAIDYALFVISRFREELAVVSTGSSTDAAAEAIERTLATAGRTVLFSGLTVAAALASLLIFPQSFIRSMGLGGMAAVLVAMAAALTILPALLKVLGHRVDAGRLPWRRGRAVAVEDARGRWHALARGVMRRPVVVAATVVIALLAIASPFLGVRWGSVDYRVLPDDAPAHRAAALLSEEFGPERSGASLVLRGADQATVTSYSRAVEQVDPTMQVLPVAREGGADGVTLLRASWEGNSQSEHSQAVVKDLRQVRPADGEVLVGGLTADTVDLLSSVRSHLPWMALIVVAVMLVLLFLAFGSVVLPIKAVVMNSFSITASFGVVTWIFSDGHLADALDFTPQGFLDATNPIVMLAILFGLSMDYEVFLLSRVREQWDATKGSAMAAGERNELAVATGVQKTGRIITSAALLLGVVIGAFGLSGIVFIKMLGIGMLVALLIDATVVRALLVPATMKLLGGWNWWAPAPMARWWERHGFREGHAPHAPEQERVTV; encoded by the coding sequence ATGATCGATCGCTGGGCCCGCCTCGTCGCCCGCCGTGCGCGCACCGTCCTCCTGCTCGGCCTGCTCGTCACCGTCCTCGCCGCGGTGTACGGCGCCGGCGTGTTCGGGTCGCTCTCCCAGGGCGGCTTCGACGACCCGGACTCCGAGGCCGCGCGGGCGCTGCGGCTGGAGCAGGACACCTTCGGCAACCAGAGCGCCGACGTCGTCGCGATCTACTCCAGCGACGACCTCACCGCCCAGGACCCGGCCTTCCGCCGCGCGGTCGCCGACGTGGTCGACGCGCTCCCGGCCGGCACGGTCGCCCACGTCGTGCCCTACTACGCCGCCCCGCGCGCGATCGCGCCCTCGCTGGTGAGCCAGGACGGGCACCACGCGCAGGTGCTGATCTCCCTGGCCGGCCACTCGCAGGACGACTACCTCACCAACTACGACCGGATCTCGCCCCACCTGCAGGCGGCGGACGGCCTGACCACCGACGTCACCGGCTCCTTCGCGGTGTACGACGACGTGAACCGGCTGACCTCGGAGGACCTCGAGCGCGCGGAGCTGATCTCCATGCCGGTGGTCATCCTGCTGGCCCTGCTGATCTTCGGCAGCCTCGTCGCGGCCTCGATGCCCGCGCTGGTCGGCACCGTCGCGATGGTCGGCGCCCTGGCGATCGTGCGGCTGATCGCCCAGGTCACCGAGGTCTCGGTGTTCTCGGTCAACGTGATCTCGCTGCTGGGCATCGGCCTGGCGATCGACTACGCGCTCTTCGTGATCAGCCGGTTCCGGGAGGAGCTGGCGGTGGTCTCGACAGGATCGAGCACCGATGCGGCTGCAGAAGCGATCGAGCGGACGCTGGCGACCGCCGGGCGGACCGTGCTGTTCTCCGGCCTCACGGTCGCGGCCGCGCTGGCGAGCCTGCTGATCTTCCCGCAGTCGTTCATCCGCAGCATGGGCCTCGGCGGAATGGCCGCGGTGCTCGTGGCGATGGCCGCCGCGCTGACGATCCTCCCCGCGCTGCTCAAGGTGCTCGGCCACCGCGTGGACGCCGGCCGCCTGCCCTGGCGACGCGGTCGCGCGGTGGCGGTCGAGGACGCTCGCGGTCGCTGGCACGCGCTGGCCCGCGGGGTGATGCGTCGCCCGGTGGTCGTGGCCGCGACGGTCGTGATCGCGCTGCTCGCCATCGCCTCGCCGTTCCTCGGGGTGCGGTGGGGCAGCGTCGACTACCGCGTGCTGCCCGACGACGCCCCCGCGCACCGGGCGGCTGCCCTGCTCAGCGAGGAGTTCGGGCCCGAGCGCTCCGGCGCGAGCCTCGTGCTGCGCGGGGCCGACCAGGCCACGGTGACGTCGTACTCCCGGGCCGTGGAGCAGGTCGACCCGACCATGCAGGTCCTCCCGGTCGCCCGCGAGGGCGGTGCCGACGGGGTGACCCTGCTGCGCGCGTCCTGGGAGGGCAACAGCCAGTCCGAGCACTCGCAGGCGGTCGTCAAGGACCTCCGGCAGGTCCGCCCCGCCGACGGCGAGGTGCTGGTCGGCGGTCTCACCGCCGACACGGTGGACCTGCTCTCCTCGGTCCGGTCGCACCTGCCGTGGATGGCGCTGATCGTCGTGGCGGTGATGCTCGTCCTGCTGTTCCTGGCGTTCGGGTCCGTCGTGCTGCCGATCAAGGCCGTGGTGATGAACAGCTTCTCGATCACCGCGTCCTTCGGTGTCGTCACGTGGATCTTCAGCGACGGCCACCTCGCCGACGCGCTCGACTTCACCCCGCAGGGCTTCCTGGACGCGACGAACCCGATCGTGATGCTGGCGATCCTCTTCGGGCTCTCGATGGACTACGAGGTCTTCCTGCTGTCCCGGGTGCGTGAGCAGTGGGACGCCACCAAGGGCTCGGCGATGGCCGCGGGCGAGCGCAACGAGCTCGCGGTCGCGACCGGGGTGCAGAAGACCGGTCGCATCATCACCAGCGCCGCCCTCCTGCTCGGCGTCGTGATCGGCGCCTTCGGGCTCAGCGGCATCGTCTTCATCAAGATGCTCGGCATCGGGATGCTGGTCGCGCTGCTGATCGACGCGACCGTCGTACGCGCACTTCTTGTCCCCGCGACAATGAAGCTGCTCGGCGGCTGGAACTGGTGGGCGCCGGCACCGATGGCCCGCTGGTGGGAGCGCCACGGCTTCCGCGAGGGGCACGCCCCGCACGCGCCCGAGCAGGAGCGCGTCACCGTCTGA
- a CDS encoding SDR family oxidoreductase translates to MTVLVVGGNGQLGAACCRELRSRGEAVRATVRDRSRGADLEGVELVELDLVHHTPADAAAALTGVDAVVLSANAVAPRAGDDVGAFAEGLSRFVDAAASHGVRRAVLPSVPMPPGPPTAAVVRAKQALELQLTRSPLQGRLLRLPPFMEAWFALVGSSLPLRGEAHATIDRPSPFLQRFRAATGTLVEDRGVMLVPGSPRHRHAFLSVADAARAVAEAAVRERVTAAPIEVAGPEVLSWQDVAALFADVLGRRVRVLSTPGLVYRGMAVALRPVAAVPALTMELNAYIAGVESPWTDVGGGLVDPATMHTAEAFLRAKAALPAA, encoded by the coding sequence ATGACGGTCCTGGTCGTCGGGGGCAACGGACAGCTGGGAGCCGCGTGCTGCCGCGAGCTGCGGTCCCGTGGGGAGGCGGTCCGGGCCACGGTCCGTGACCGCTCGCGCGGGGCCGACCTCGAGGGGGTCGAGCTGGTCGAGCTCGACCTGGTGCACCACACCCCGGCCGACGCCGCCGCGGCGCTGACGGGCGTCGACGCGGTCGTCCTGAGCGCCAACGCCGTGGCGCCGCGGGCCGGCGACGACGTGGGCGCCTTCGCCGAGGGCCTCAGCCGCTTCGTGGACGCGGCCGCCTCCCACGGCGTACGACGGGCGGTGCTGCCCTCGGTCCCGATGCCGCCCGGCCCACCGACGGCAGCGGTCGTCCGGGCCAAGCAGGCGCTCGAGCTGCAGCTCACCAGGTCGCCCCTGCAGGGCCGGCTGCTGCGGCTCCCACCGTTCATGGAGGCGTGGTTCGCGCTCGTCGGCTCCTCCCTCCCGCTCCGTGGCGAGGCGCACGCGACCATCGACCGCCCCTCGCCGTTCCTGCAGAGGTTCCGGGCCGCGACCGGGACCCTCGTGGAGGACCGAGGCGTGATGCTGGTGCCGGGCAGCCCTCGTCACCGCCACGCCTTCCTCTCGGTCGCCGACGCGGCACGAGCGGTGGCCGAGGCAGCCGTGCGCGAGCGTGTGACGGCGGCGCCGATCGAGGTCGCGGGCCCCGAGGTGCTGAGCTGGCAGGACGTGGCCGCCCTGTTCGCCGACGTCCTCGGCCGGCGCGTCCGGGTGCTGTCCACCCCGGGGTTGGTCTATCGCGGGATGGCCGTCGCGCTCCGGCCGGTCGCGGCGGTGCCGGCGCTGACGATGGAGCTCAACGCCTACATCGCCGGGGTCGAGTCGCCGTGGACCGACGTGGGTGGTGGCCTGGTCGACCCAGCCACGATGCACACCGCCGAGGCCTTCTTGCGGGCCAAGGCCGCGCTGCCCGCGGCCTGA